The genome window CAGAAGGAGCATGTGTGCGGGGTTGGGGGGGcgaagggttggggggggggaggttattTAGACGGACAAGCAGCTCCTTAAATAACACATGGGGGGGGGTCGTCCTTGTAACCTGGAAAGTATTCCTAGTAATGTCCTTTTCTTAGTCGCCACGCACTTCAATGAGTTCATGTGTATTCTGGATACTCGCACAAATGAGTTTTCCACTCCGGTGGGAGATAGTAATGTCAGCCGGAAAGAAATGGTGTgggggacgacgacgacatGGTGTTGGTCGTGTGAGGATTAGCGAACACCTTCAATGACATTGCAAGTTTGTTGATGGAGTCACATCTTACAATGTAGTGTCACGGACAAGatgataaagtgtgtgtgtgtgtgtgtgtgtgtgtgtgtgtagaaggtgaACGGCTCCCCCTTCATGACCAACGACGCTGGCTTCGCCCTAGCCTACGCCGTCATCATGCTGAACACAGACCAGCACAACAACAACGTGCGCAAGCAGAACATTCCCATGACCATcgaggtgagcacacacacacaccgacacccaAAACCTTATAGACCACTCCTGGGATTCAAATACATCacagattccccccccccacacacacacacacacactctcttctaTGAAATCGGTCGGTCTTCCACCGATCCGTTATCGTGGTCTTGTAAAGGTTTACTGGTGGTGAACATGAGAGATCTCCTCATGGGAACGTTCAAGCTGGTCTCAAGACGCCGTGTCTCGCAGGCAGGGAGCGGAGCTCGGCCGCCAGAGCACACATTTGTCCGAGCGCCTCGCTGGAGCCTCTGATGGGGTCTTAAAGAGCCGCCGTGACAGCTGTGCCCAGCGGTGGTCGAGGCGATGAGGTCATCCTGCTTAGTCATGTGAACAGGCGgcaggggcggggagggggttggggggggggggggggggggaggggtatggacgggggggggggggggggttggggtggggcaGTAGCCTGGCTGTCTGTTTGAGTGACAGCGCCTGAAGACTAAACCCAAGTCCCACGGGCTTTTGATGAGAGTGCGGGTGGGCCactctcactgacacacacacacacacacttactagaCAGTCTGACATGCACGCACAAGAACTCAAATAGAaaaacagacacatacacacacactcatacccaTCAGACATTTGGTGTTGTAGTCTGTTTGAAGTATTCCGAGACATTCCCAAAGCTAAGTCGCAATTTGGTGGAATGGAATTCCAAGCTGCCCAGAGAACAACAAAGTTTGTGACCCCAACATTTTTGGATAGGGCAATAAAAGCGCCATCATTCCATTCACTAACTTGCCTACCACCATCGTGAATCGCAGAGCAGATACAGTAGAAGCACCTCTCTCAAAGTCTTAAAACGACATGAGCACACATTACACTGTTAACTCATATAACTCTTAGCCTCTTTTGTTGAAGAAATAATTGCAGTTGTTTGATTATTCATCAGTTGGGGCCACTTCAAATCCTATTCAGTTCATAGCAGAAgtcgttttattttttatgctaGTTTAGAATATGACCCCTGCAACATTTTGGCCCCTCAGATCAGTCACCGTAGACCGGGGAGGGGGAagatctcccctctctgtcggTCCTGTGATGACTTGGCAGCCGACACGTCCAGCTGCCTTATCTCCATTGGCGGCTATTGTTACCATCTTTTACTCCTGGGACCCAGAATATATGAGAGTGTGGGTGTGACCCCTAATCCCTCTGctccctgaccctccctccactctcctctccttctccttctccctctcactttctctctctctctctctctctctctctctctctctctctctctctctctctctctctctctctttctctctctctctctctctctctctctctctctctctctctctctctctctctctctctctctctctctctctctcttcctctcactttctctctctctccctctctctctccatctcttctcactctctttctctctctcttcctctctctctcctctctctctcctctctctctctctcctcctctctctctctctctctctctgtctccccctctctactctctatgtttatttctctgtctgtctctctcgctgtggCAAGTCTCCTGTTTCCCTTTTTGGTTTACCTGCCATTAGCCCCCAGCATGGTGCCAACCCAGAGTCTCACTGCTGTCAGGTCAACACAGGGCGGATATGTTTATTTGTAGGGGGATCTTGGCTCCAATCCCTGTTTGACTCGCATCACAACCGGACCGTATTAAGTGACACGCGTGGATAAACCCCCTTAATTGCTGGATGCTCAATTAGGAGAAGCGTCTGATGCCGAAAGGGTTGGATGTCAgcgctaagctagctagctgagaCGCGATGATGGATATGTTGATGGTGGAGGGCTTGGCCGATGGCCGCGGTGTTGACTGTGTGCGATGTATGATTTGATTGGGAATAAAGACTTGTCACTGATCGGTACGgatggttgttttgttttggggggCGGCTTCTTGCAGCAATTCAAGAAGAATCTGAAGGGTGTCAACGGCTCCAAAGACTTTGACCAGGACATGCTGGAGGACATTTACAACGCCATTAAGTAAGTGGAAGTCCAAGTTTAAAGGAGGCAGATAACAGTTTGTAACGTGGAGGCATTGTGTATAGTCGCTCCAGGTACATCACGTGAGTGATATAGGCCGAGAATGTTTCAGTGTACAGATGCATATAtacgtacagacacacacacacacttaacgcACCCTTCCCCGGCCGTTTGGTTTCTCCTTCAGGAACGAGGAGATTGTGATGCCCGACGAGCAGTCGGGCCTGGTGAAGGAGAACTACGTGTGGAGCGTGTTGCTGCACCGCGGCGTCACCCCCGAGGGCGTGTTCCTGCACGTGCCGGCCGGCAGCTACGACCACGACCTGTTCACCATGACCTGGGGCCCCACCATCGCCGCCCTGTCCTATGTGTTTGACAAGAGCCTGGATGACACCATCATCCAGAAGGCCATCACAGGCTTCAGGTACAGCAGGCTTCAGGCACAGCAGGCTTCAGGTACAGCAGGCTTCAGGTACAGCTCGCTTCAGGTACAGCAGGCTTCAGGCACAGCAGGCTTCAGGTACAGCTCGCTTCAGGTACAGCTCGCTTCAGGTACAGCTCGCTTCAGGTACAGCAGGCTTCAGGTACAGCAGGCTTTAGGTACAGAAAGCTTCAGGTACAGCTGGCTTCAGACATAGCAGGCTTCAGACATAGCAGGCTTCAGGTACAGCAGGCTTCAGATACAGCAGGATTCAGGTACAGCAGGCTTCAGGTACAGCAGGCTTCAGGTACAGCAGGCTTCAGGTACAGCAGGCTTCAGGTACAGCAGGCTTCAGGTACAGCAGGCTTCAGGTACAGCAGGCTTCGCAGAAGGGTTGGGCCGAGTCACGTAGAGCGCAGTAGATCGGCGGTGTCATCCGAAAGGTTATTGCTGTCTTTGGGAAGATCCATATAACCAGTGACTGGGATTAGGATTGGGTATAGAACGTCGACTATTCCCCAAATAACGCTGTTTAGGGTACTTCTAGCCCAGTCGCTGTGATAACCTGCCAGGGCTTACAGTTAGCCATGTACTTTCAAATGGGATCGTTAGCTGCATATGAAgaattaaaacaatgtcaatttTTCTCTTTTCAGGAAATGTGCCATGATATCAGCCCATTATGGATTCAGTGATGTGTTTGATAACCTGATCATCTCCCTCTGCAAATTCACCACACTCAGCAGCGAGGTGGTTAAACCCCATGCAATTTCCGACACCACACACTCCATTTATGAACCAGCTACACTACACGCAAATTGACCACCTGATATTTCTCTGGCAAAGACTACATTGTGCGTCAAGAACCGCGGCCGGTaatctgaccctgtgtgtgttcctcctcaGTCGGTGGAGAACCTGCCCACGGTGTTTGGCAGTAACGGGAAGGCCCAGGTGGCGGCGAAGACGGTGTTCCACCTGGCGCATCGTCATGGAGACATCCTgcgggagggatggaagaacaTCATGGACTCCATGTTGCAGCTGTTCAGGGCCGAGCTCCTGCCCAAGGCCATGGTCGAGGTCAGGCAGGCGTGAATGGAAACGCTTGTGTTTTCGACCTACGAGTGGAATGCCCACTGGAGGCGGATGCTAGTGCAGTGCCCGTTGTCGCCTCGCCAGATCCATGGCTCCCTCGCCTAGTGCAGCTCAACGCGTTTATGTATTCAgggtttctttctttctcgtgAACCGCTCCTCCAAGCCTGTTCACAGGCCACGCCGCACGTCTTTGCGTCCTGATTAATATACCTGACACATTTCTACTTCATACAGTGCCCACTTCTCACAATACATtctccagaaacacacacacattcttcccTTTATAGTTTGATCATTTGTATATATACAGTGTTTTTTAATACTTAACATACCGAGTGTTTTAATTTCTTGAAATGGAACAATAAGCTGTTTCTTTTAGTTCAAAAATCGTTGTTGTGAGATGTAGAGCAAACATTGTTCTGCTGGCCAGactaacttgtgtgtgtgagctgctgTCACCTACTGGCTGGTCTCAGTATCTTCTTCTATTCCATACAGGTGGAGGATTTCGTGGAACCCAATGGAAAGATTTCCCTTCAAAGAGAAGAGACGCCGTCAAATCGGTACTACGTCTTGCTATTTGCAGCCCTTTCATCTAAGCCTTTATCTAAACAAGAGAATCGCAAACCCTGTTTCCTCACTCAACAACCCACCCCTTTTTTTACTTGACCCATTTGTTGATGTGCTTGTCATAACTTGGCTGTCATTCTCcccgtctcactctctctctctgtctctctctctcgttctctctctcgttctctctctctcgttctctctctctctctctccctctctcttgctctccctccctcctctctcaggggCGAGTCAGCAGTGCTTAGCTTCGTCAACTGGCTGACGCTGAGTGGAGCCGAGCAGTCAGGGCTTCGAGGCCCCTCCACTGAGAACCAGGAGGCCAAGCAGGCGGCCATGCTGTGTATCAAGGTACCCAGGCTGGAGCATCCTCTCCCGCCACTGTGTCTCAGATAAAACACCCTTCGGACGCCTGGTGCCGATTGATACTTTCAATTCCAGTAGGCCACATTTTCCGCATTGTACAAGGAGAACTTCTACTTACTTGATGAGAACGTTTCCGAGCCCCCGATTTCCGTACAACCTTTTCGAGGTGGTCttacaacacacactcaaactgtCTGTTCTGCCCTCTAGCAATGTGACCCAGAGAAGCTGGTCACTGAGAGTAAATTCCTCCAGTTGGAATCTCTACACGAACTGATGAAGGTAACCTTTTAGAACCACGTGTGCCTGATAAGCCTTTTAAATGAGGGTGAGCCAGTCGAAATGTTAGACTgtgaacactgtgtgtgtgtgtccaggccctGATATCAGTCACACCTGATGAGGAGACCTACGACGAAGAGGACGCTGCCTTCTGTCTGGAAATGCTGCTGCGCATCGTGTTGGAGAACAGGTACACCACAACCTGTGTGTCGCTCGTGGGTGATCTGGAACATGTGCATGTTCTACGAGCATTTCAGAGCTTTCCAACTGGGTCTCCGGGCATcagtatgaagtgtgtgtgtgtgtccagggaccGCGTGTCGTGTGTGTGGCAGACGGTGCGAGACCACCTGTGCCACCTGTGTGTCCACGCCACCGAGAGCTGCTTCCTGGTGGAGAGGGCTGTGGTCGGACTCCTCCGATTGGCCATCCGCCTGCTGCGACGAGAGGACATCAGCTCTcaggtacactcacacacgctctctcacgcacacgcacacacacacatatatataaaacATTGTAGCGCACCTGCTTGACCATGAGCTCTGATTTAGGTTGATGTTGTTTTCCCCTCATGGCAGTGATGAGTGCTTTGATAAGCCCATCGTGGGGCCATCTGTTTGTAGGTATCATGTGTTTGTGATGACTTGTCCTGTTTTCATCTAGTTCCCTTCCTTATCAGATTTTGAGTACACTtgtaacatatatatatttttgttgttgttgctggtaTTCAATTATTGTACACTAATCTTTGGCATAACATTGCATTCTGTAATGTTTCCCATTTGAAAAGACTTTAAGAGCGACCTTCTAAAAAAATATACCAATCCGTTACGCAATGATCATCCGGGTCAATAGGGCAATCACGTAATAAACTAGGACAATTCCTTTGTCCAGGGGATTTGTTTATAAACTGGGACGGCCTCTTTAGAAATCTTATGTCGCGAGGACATGAACCCTCAACCTGTGCCCGTGGTCAGCAGGAATCCACACGTTGCTTCACTTGTATCCTCAGAGCGTTCCTCAGAATCAGCTTGCCAAGTCTACCTTTCACGTACAAACAATGTGTCTGACAGGAGCTTCAGTACCCACGAGCAAGACATGGATAAGAATAAAAAAGACAGAGAtaagaataaaacaaaatacatggatcatttaaaaaacaatgtacagacacacaggcataccTACATACACTCCTACACATACATGCCTGGTGCAAATCGAACGCAATGACACCCCCTAacgccaccccctccccccccacctctctcgtACACGTGCAACACTGAGCACGTGACCAAAGAACCGCCCtgtaacccctcctccctccctccaggtgctCCTGTCCCTGCGCCTGCTGCTCATGATGAAGCCCCACGTCCTGTCCAGGGTGAGTCGGGAGGTGGCCTACGGCCTCCACGAGCTGCTGAAGACCAACGCCGCCAACATCCACTGCACCGAGCACTGGTACACGCTCTTCTCCCTGCTGGAGTGCATCGGGGCAGGGATCAAacccccagcctccttccaaaTGGCCAGTGCCAACCCCGACCCGGACACAGGTCAGACATATGCATGCACGTTTGCGTTGgctttgatttaaaaaaaaaaaaaaatgggggggtggggggggttgagcCTTACGCACACTCCTACTGAACTGGACTCCCAGGTCATGAATACATGGTGGTTTGTGTCCCCCCCAGGAGCCCAGTCGGACAGCGAGCTGTCCTCCCACCACCCCAGCGAGGTGAGCCTCGACCGAGGCTACACCTCCGACTCGGAGGTCTACACCGAGCACGGCAAGTCCAGGATGCCCCGCTCCATCACCGACGTCGACGTGGCCAGCAGCGGCTGGCTGGTGGTGAGTGGTTATAGAGGACgcgcacactctctcacacacacacacatgctgttgaACACAAATACATTCCATACATTCAagtttcatacaagaattcaaACTCCCGCAGCGGTTCTTTGGGACTTTTATATGACTTTACTTATCCATCATGTCCGTGAAGTTCATGCCCTTGTATCTAGAAGTGCTGGAGGTTTGATCTCTTCGTGACTCGAATGTTGCGCTTTGCGTCGCCAGGTTGGTAAAGATGACCTGGAAAGGCCTGCGTTGGCGGCGGCGGTGAGCTCCAAGCCCCTGAACCATCCGCTGGTGAACCAGTACAGCCTGACCCTGGGCCAGGACATGGGCCAGCACGACACCAAGTCCCTCATCAAGTGCGTGGAGTCGCTGTCCTTCGTCGTCAGGGACGCGGCGCACGTCACCCCGGAGAACTTTGAGCTGTGCGTCAAAGCCATCCGCGTGTTTGTGGAGGCCAGCCTGAACGGAGGTACTGCTTCCTGTTTCGGACAATGTCACTTCCTCTTTGTTGGTGAATGGTTTGGAAGTTTGTTCTTGTGATTCGAtatttattttgggggggggggggggagagaggttctATGTAAAGTGTGTTTCCTGTTACGACCAATTGTACAAGAATAAATTGACATCTTAATACGTGTTTGTAAGGGTTTCTTTGGTAGTACAGTTCTTGCCGCAAGTGACTAGCCTGGTTCTGGGGCCTGTTTATTTAGGAAGACTCTTCAGAAGACTCTCgcgccacctctctctctcgcaactctttttctctccctggcttccctctcccaccctttcttatcctctctctcactcctttacctctcccccactccttttccctctctctctattcaccCTGTCTGTTTCGGATCTACAGCGCAGTAATACAGGGATTAGATGGGAAATTGCATTGGTGCACTTTCGCTCTGGCTCTGCTTATGGCTCTTTTCATCACCGGCCCTCCTCGCCCCAGGTCCTTGGatacacactgtcaacacagctTTAGACGCGCAAACAATAAAGTTTGGTCGATCAAAGGCCTTAGCTGAGCCTAGCACTGTATTAATCTGTATAGGAACCTAATGGCAGGCAGTCAGTCCTGAAACCTGCTATTAGTGATGTGGGTGATGTTGCCTGCGAAGGTTTGACATGAAAGGAATGTTTGGGTAACCCGGAAAACTGTGTGGCACAGGCTGTTTCTTTAAGTCGTACTTAAGTCTTTCGTTGTGAGAGTCTTCAAAGCCAGCGTCTCGTATTAATCCATCTAATTAAGACATCGTCTGCCAAAAGCATCACAAGAATCTGTTGGAAGATCCGTGTGCATAACAACGATCCTGATCTTTTGCGGTACTGCCTTGCAGTTCACCGCGGGGTGACGTTCATTTTTGAATCTCGGATGAAGTAGTGGGGATTCAAATGAGCCGTCCTCTCCACAAGTCTCGAAGGCTTTCCCATGAAGGCCATTTGGCACGATATTGCAGCACTCATCTCTCGAATGAAGCCTGAGCTTTACCCTTTTTTCAAAGACCCGAAAGCTTCCTCTGGAGACGAGCTGTCGTCGTCACCACCCGAGCGACACAAACCCAGTAGCGAGCGGTGAAGCGGCGTGTCTCGGGGCTACCGTCCTTCCAGCCGTCTTTCCATCTCAGCCCGCcccgctctgctctctccctcctccaggcttCAGGAGCCACGACAAGAAGAAGAGCCACAAGTACGACTCGTCCAAGTCCCGCCTGAGGAAGAAGGCCGGCGGCGGGGGCCGGGAGAAGGAGGCGGCGACCCGCCGGGCCAGGCCGTCCAGCCAGCGGCTGTCCCGCACGCACagcgacgaggaggaggacgagggcgtGCCGGCCAGCTACCACACGGTGTCTTTACAGGTTAGTCAGGATGTAAGTACAGCAGTCCTCTTTACGCTTCTCTACCTTTATGCCCTgtctcagaggggggggggggggggggaaggaacaTTCAGGAAGGCCACGTCCTGTGTTTGTAGTGATGTTCGTTTGGGGGGGGAAAACATGTACAAATATGACTAATAATATGAATATCTTTATtcatattattataattttatttTTGTGCATTGGTGTCAGACAAACGTCTTACTGAATGCCCAGGTAGGCCTACTACATGGTCTTTATTACTTCCTGTGTCCTCTACACGGAGCAAGCAGTTTAAAACGGCCTCGTGGAACGGACATCCGTGACCGTCGGGTGGGGTCTGTCCGGAACGGTTGTTAGAACTCTGACCTCTCCTGAATGCCCCCCCAGCTGTGCTGTTCTTCTGGTGTTTGgaatggggggggtgggggctgatcTTATATGGGGTGAGGGGTGTAGGTGTTTGCTATTGTTCTCTCCATAATACTCATGTAAAGGGGCTGAGCAGGGCTGGGCCTGAACGACAAGCGTTTGGTTGTCATGGAGTTGTCAAGGgatgttcagtgtttcccacacatagactaatgtgtggcggtgcgccacagaatcaacaccggccgccacatattgcgtttcgtaaaaaaacattttttttatcgctatttaggttaaaacacgcagcgtattcgttcagctgcatttcctttcccctgctctccctccgtctctctgtcactcatgcgtctttctcacatattcacacagtcacaacgtcaacacacgttagcaacaatgcatacatatgccgttctagtaagaccgacagctatatcagctagccttcagcattagtgccgttgctataagtcgaggaaagttgaggctacttttcgctaggtaccttactcacatttacatttagtcatttagcagacgctcttatccagagcgacttgcagtactcgaagtttccccttcggtcttttggtgagaagtctcaagagctagctacttacccggcgtcatggagccgacctgttaaatagttgtttagcactagcgttgctacatgcataatgcagaaatgatatgttagttgttgtaaattttgtgaaggtgtgaatcattttggattaatatttaatgtaacaaattattaacaaattaactgtgtaacgaattgttaacgaaggaattattacgacccccccccccccccccccccccgtctgacaacccccacccctccccgccacaattagttttctaatctgtgggaaacactggatgtTGTACGGGGGGATGGTGTTTGGGGAGAAAAGACTACGTTTACTGTAACTTGTTGACCCGTCGTTTTCTGTGGTTACTAAAAGGGGCGGTATTCCAAATACTAACTCCCTCAGAAAGCTTTCAAGTCTCTCCCTCAGCGTGTACTCCCTGAAGTGTACTTTAAATCCATCATCAGGCCTCACTCCATCTGGTGCTAAATCAGCAGTACTACCTGAAAACGGCTATTGAACTGTCACATTCGCTATTAATCAAGCCTCTAAAGAGGGCTGTAAATAAACAAAGTGTCACTCAGTGAAAGCAATACACAGCCATTACACAAGTCAATTTGTTCAGAAGTGCTTACAAacctacaacccccccccacccccctccacattGCTTTGACCTGTATTCCGATCCGAAACAACGTAACTGTTAACAGTGCTATCGTCGTTTCCCCCTCCGGTACAGCTGCTCGACCTGATGCACACTCTGCACACACGTGCAGCCAGCATCTACAGCTCCTGGGCGGAGGAACAGCGCCACCTGGGGGCGGCCGGCCGGAAGATCGAAGCTGACTCCCAGACCCTGTGGACCAGCTGCTGGTGCCCCCTGCTGCAAGGTCAGCCCCTCCGCCACAACCTGGCCCAcctcttcaaccctggtcctcggggggggggggggggggggggatgggccgGCGGTCCTGCATGTTTTCAATGTTTCCCTggcttcaacacacctgattcgaatgaatgggtcgttatcaggcttctgctgagctcgGTAACGACCGTTCATTTGAGACAGGTGTGCCGGCTCGAGGCCTGAAGGAGAAATCAAGTTGTTTTTGTGGAAAGCAAAAATACCTCTTAACAAAATAagcttttttttggggggggggggtgattttgTATCCTTCATTTGCTTGTAAGCATTTAGCTCCCAGGGTGTTCTAGGAGGAACGGTGTTGCCACGCCAATCTTGATAACAGCTGTGTCCTCAACGTGTTGAACCCTGTAGGTATTGCCTGGCTGTGCTGTGATGCCCGGAGGCAGGTCCGCATGCAGGCCCTCACCTACCTGCAGAGGGCGCTGTTGGTGCACGACCTGCAGACGTTAGACGCCACTGAGTGGGAATCCTGCTTCAACAAGGTGGCACCCCCTTCTCAACCAAAGGAGTCTGTTATCCTAGCCTTCCTTCTGTGGGGACGGTTGATAGAGAAagcggttgtgtgtgtgtgtgtcgctgcagGTGCTATTCCCCCTGCTCACCAAGCTGCTGGACAACATCAGCCCAGCGGAcgtgggggggatggaggagacgaGGATGAGGGCCTGCACCCTCCTCTCCAAGGTGCGGATCACTCGTCCACGTCACGGCCCTGCCGTCCGTCAGGGATTCCCTTTGCTTCCCCTGGCGATAGACCCGTCCCTTTCCTAATGGCCTATCGATCCGATTCTCATTTGTGTGTCCCGCGTCACGCAAAGAATCCCACACGCATTCGCTCGATACTCTTTGTAAAGACCTTCACAGAAGCAACCCACAACGCACGTCCTTGTCTATGGCACAGtatattgccccccccccccccccccccccccccacgtcacGTAACACGCCCATACCAACCCCggtctcctccccccaggtgttCCTGCAGCACCTGTCCCCACTGCTGTCTCTGCCCACCTTCGCTGCCCTCTGGCTCACCATCCTGGACTTCATGGACAAGTACATGCACGCTGGCTCCAGCGACCTGCTGGTGAGTCATGTGATTCCGATTACAGACGCTGTTAGATTTGGGGGGATGTCGGCGGGTTCAGTTTACGGATTTGTTGTACAGGCAGTTGTTTTGCTCTGGGTGTGCCTCCGCACGCCATCTTCATTCGTCGATTTTGTTTCGTTGCATGGAGTGCTCCGTAGAGCATAAACTCCCACGCACTTCTCTCTCACAGCAACATCATGAACGCCCTCTTCCATTACCGTCACCAGGTTTTCCCGTGAGAATGTATGTTTacttttttctccccccccccagttggAGGCAATCCCAGAGTCCCTGAAGAACATGCTGCTTGTGATGGACACAGCCGGCATCTTCCACTGCGCCGACTCCCGAACCGGCTACTCCGACCTCTGGGAGATCACCTGGGAGCGCATCGACTGCTTCCTGCCCCACCTCCGAGAAGAGCTCTTCAAACAGACCGTCATACCAGGTAATGGCAGGGACACCCTGTGCAGACACATCCAGCACTCAACCCAAAATAGCTGTCCGGGCTCTGAAACGGAGATGTAAATTGGTGTAAGGACCAGGGAATGGCAATTGGAGGAAGTGTCTACTTTCAAGGAAAATGCATCCCAAGAATAGGATGCTGTGTAGACCGTTCTCAGCAGGGAATGAACTGGATGAATCAAAGGACAGGAATGATGCAGCCAGACTATGCGGTCCTGGTGTGACGTTGATTTGCGGTGAAAAGGTTAAGCGATAGGGAACTAAGGGAAGCACCGAGGAGTATGACCATCAGAGATGGGAACCAAGTTAGTGGAGCGCCTTGCAGTAGAACTGCAATCTTCTGGTCCTGCCGCAACGCAAAATGATTTCCGACTGCATGTAAACATGGTTGTCATTGTAAATATCCCCACTATCGCCGTTCTCGCCGCTATAGGAAGAGTGTGAAGTTTGACACCCGTTCTCTCTGTGCGTCAGTAGAAGCGGTGCAGAGTGGTCCTGTGGAGCCTGCCCAGCCCCCCccggcctcccctcccccagcccaggcACCCTCCCCGGGCCCTGGACCCATGCCAGTGCCAGCTGCTCCAGCAGAGCCAAAGATCTCCAGTAGACCAGCGTCGCCCCAGGAGCAGCCACCACCCAGTGCCAATGGTAATGTCTTTATGGCAGGTAAATTACGAATTTTGGGGTCAAAGTTATATGTTTTACCAAGATGCAATTGTGGTTCAACTCGGTCATTTTCGCTGTGTCATCATTtttcctccccccttttctttttgtgtgtgttttttttcttttctttcaggaACAGACCGCACATCTCCGGTGCCCCCCTTGACTCCACCCATGCACTCCCCTCCCAAGATGCCCCATgcccacatctcctcccccatGAGCCAGTCCCCCCCGCCCATGAGCCAGTCCCCCCTCATCCTGCAGCCCCTGGGCTCGCCCCTCCAGGTGGGCGTGCCCCCCATGTCCCTCCCCATCATTCTGAACCCCGCCCTCATCGAGGCCACCTCCCCTGTGCCCTTGGTCCCCACCCCTCGGCCCACTGACCCAGCTGACATCTCCGAGGTCAAATAAAGCCGCACCTCCCCTCCGCCCTCTTCTAAAACCCATGGTTCTCCCCACTGCGCCCC of Hypomesus transpacificus isolate Combined female chromosome 11, fHypTra1, whole genome shotgun sequence contains these proteins:
- the gbf1 gene encoding Golgi-specific brefeldin A-resistance guanine nucleotide exchange factor 1 isoform X4, with amino-acid sequence MVDKNIYIVQGEICTVVGAIKRNSRWNTHTPLDEEQDPLLNSFSHLKEILNSIKELSDVEPNVFLRPFLEVVRSEDTTGPITGLALTSVNKFLSYGLIDTDHEAAAEAIENMADAVTHARFVGTDPASDEVVLMKILQVLRTLLLTPVGAHLTNESVCEIMQSCFRICFEMRLSELLRKSAEHTLVDMVQLLFSRLPQFKEEAKSFVGTNMKKIPSCILDTQDLICAEQPRNTNQNGLERLKMRAGGMSESSKWKKQKRSPRPPRHMVRSSSGLMDPGQTTSLSNNNLSGGVPFIEQGSSSSGLPVSDSVASSMSSPTTTDSGLDTCSKATSREDLSDLDQGGSAPTTPGTEPRRMDAQCDEHQVQRAQSASVESIPEVLEDRDSATEPSDTASVHDMDYVNPRGVRFTQSSQRDGASLIPYGLPCLRELFRFLISLTNPHDRHNTDAMMHMGLQLLTVALEAAYIAPYQSLLVLVKDELCRHLFQLLSMDRMNLYAASLRACFLLFESMRGHLKFQLEMYLKKLMDIITSENMKMPYEMKEMALEALVQLWRIPSFVTELYINYDCDFYCSNLFEDLTKLLSKNAFPVSGQLYTTHLLSLEALLTVIDSTEVHCQAKVLNNASQQDQSETVLPEGDGTTNGSADTTADTSRPDGQSAAEILNTPACPPTSGHLMAEKMRLGRQDQEETNTAEKNVLQKPQRFSSGLPNSQELLDIKIKKKLLITGTEQFNQKPKKGVQFLQEKGLLSSPMDNNQVAQWLRENPRLDKKMIGEFISDRKNMELLDSFVNTFGFQGLRIDEALRLYLEAFRLPGEAPVIHRLLETFTDIWHKVNGSPFMTNDAGFALAYAVIMLNTDQHNNNVRKQNIPMTIEQFKKNLKGVNGSKDFDQDMLEDIYNAIKNEEIVMPDEQSGLVKENYVWSVLLHRGVTPEGVFLHVPAGSYDHDLFTMTWGPTIAALSYVFDKSLDDTIIQKAITGFRKCAMISAHYGFSDVFDNLIISLCKFTTLSSESVENLPTVFGSNGKAQVAAKTVFHLAHRHGDILREGWKNIMDSMLQLFRAELLPKAMVEVEDFVEPNGKISLQREETPSNRGESAVLSFVNWLTLSGAEQSGLRGPSTENQEAKQAAMLCIKQCDPEKLVTESKFLQLESLHELMKALISVTPDEETYDEEDAAFCLEMLLRIVLENRDRVSCVWQTVRDHLCHLCVHATESCFLVERAVVGLLRLAIRLLRREDISSQVLLSLRLLLMMKPHVLSRVSREVAYGLHELLKTNAANIHCTEHWYTLFSLLECIGAGIKPPASFQMASANPDPDTGAQSDSELSSHHPSEVSLDRGYTSDSEVYTEHGKSRMPRSITDVDVASSGWLVVGKDDLERPALAAAVSSKPLNHPLVNQYSLTLGQDMGQHDTKSLIKCVESLSFVVRDAAHVTPENFELCVKAIRVFVEASLNGGFRSHDKKKSHKYDSSKSRLRKKAGGGGREKEAATRRARPSSQRLSRTHSDEEEDEGVPASYHTVSLQVSQDLLDLMHTLHTRAASIYSSWAEEQRHLGAAGRKIEADSQTLWTSCWCPLLQGIAWLCCDARRQVRMQALTYLQRALLVHDLQTLDATEWESCFNKVLFPLLTKLLDNISPADVGGMEETRMRACTLLSKVFLQHLSPLLSLPTFAALWLTILDFMDKYMHAGSSDLLLEAIPESLKNMLLVMDTAGIFHCADSRTGYSDLWEITWERIDCFLPHLREELFKQTVIPVEAVQSGPVEPAQPPPASPPPAQAPSPGPGPMPVPAAPAEPKISSRPASPQEQPPPSANGTDRTSPVPPLTPPMHSPPKMPHAHISSPMSQSPPPMSQSPLILQPLGSPLQVGVPPMSLPIILNPALIEATSPVPLVPTPRPTDPADISEVK